A genomic segment from Gorilla gorilla gorilla isolate KB3781 chromosome 3, NHGRI_mGorGor1-v2.1_pri, whole genome shotgun sequence encodes:
- the LOC129532822 gene encoding olfactory receptor 4F4, which yields MSETNNSMVTEFIFLGLSDSQELQTFLFMLFFVFYGGIVFGNLIIVITVVSDSHLHSPMYFLLANLSLIDLSLSSVTAPKMITDFFSQRKVISFKGCLVQIFLLHFFGGSEMVILIAMGFDRYIAICKPLHYTTIMCGNACVGIMAVAWGIGFLHSVSQLAFAVHLPFCGPNEVDSFYCDLPRVIKLACTDTYRLDIMVIANSGVLTVCSFVLLIISYTIILMTIQHHPLDKSSKALSTLTAHITVVLLFFGPCVFIYAWPFPIKSLDKFLAVFYSVITPLLNPII from the coding sequence ATGAGTGAAACAAATAACTCTATGGTGACTGAATTCATTTTTCTGGGTCTCTCTGATTCTCAGGAACTCCAGACCTTCctatttatgttgttttttgtATTCTATGGAGGAATTGTGTTTGGAAACCTTATTATTGTCATAACAGTGGTATCTGACTCCCACCTTCACTCTCCCATGTACTTCCTGCTAGCCAACCTCTCACTCATTGATCTGTCTCTGTCTTCAGTCACAGCCCCCAAGATGATTACTGACTTTTTCAGCCAGCGCAAAGTCATCTCTTTCAAGGGCTGCCTTGTTCagatatttctccttcacttctttgGTGGGAGTGAGATGGTGATCCTCATAGCCATGGGCTTTGACAGATATATAGCAATATGCAAACCCCTACACTATACTACAATTATGTGTGGCAATGCATGTGTCGGCATTATGGCTGTTGCATGGGGAATTGGCTTTCTCCATTCGGTGAGCCAGTTGGCCTTCGCTGTGCACTTACCCTTCTGTGGTCCCAATGAGGTCGATAGTTTTTATTGTGACCTTCCTAGGGTAATCAAACTTGCCTGTACAGATACCTACAGGCTAGATATTATGGTCATTGCTAACAGTGGTGTGCTCACTGTGTGTTCTTTTGTTCTTCTAATCATCTCATACACTATCATCCTAATGACCATCCAGCATCACCCTTTAGATAAGTCATCCAAAGCTCTGTCCACTTTGACTGCTCACATTACAGTAGTTCTTTTGTTCTTTGGACCATGTGTCTTTATTTATGCCTGGCCATTCCCCATCAAGTCATTAGATAAATTCCTTGCTGTATTTTATTCTGTGATCACCCCTCTCTTGAACCCAATTATATAA